A region from the Variovorax sp. V93 genome encodes:
- a CDS encoding 3-(methylthio)propionyl-CoA ligase: MNGLMMDRPLLISSLLTHAETQHGEQEIVSRRVEGDLHRTTYRALGRRARQLANALAALGVEHGDRVATLAWNGYRHMELYYAVSGSGAVLHTLNPRLHPDQVRWIVDHAEDRVLCFDLSFLPLVEAIAPHVSTVKAFVAMTDRAHMPASSTIPGLLCYEDLLEAQSSRFEWPDFDERTASSLCYTSGTTGNPKGVLYSHRSTVLHSYAAALPDALNCASADTILPVVPMFHVNAWGLPYIACMVGAKLVFPGPRLDGKSLHDLFEAEGVTVSAGVPTVWQGLLAHVESHGLAFSTMRRTIIGGSACPPAMMRAFQERHGVQVLHAWGMTEMSPLGTAGALKPAHRALDAEQRLAIQSKQGRAVYGVEMKIVDADGTALPHDGRSAGELMVRGPWILSRYFKGEGDGPLVDGWFPTGDVSTIDADGFMQITDRSKDVIKSGGEWIGSIDLENIAMAHPAVAMAACIAARHPKWDERPLLVVVRKPGQALARDELLRFYDGKIAKWWTPDDVVFVDSIPLGATGKVQKNLLRDSWGDHLLAAAGA, translated from the coding sequence ATGAACGGATTGATGATGGATCGGCCGCTGCTGATCTCCTCCCTGCTGACGCACGCGGAGACCCAGCACGGCGAACAGGAGATCGTCTCGCGCCGCGTCGAAGGCGACCTGCACCGCACCACCTACCGCGCGCTGGGCCGGCGCGCGCGCCAGCTCGCCAACGCGCTGGCCGCACTGGGCGTTGAACACGGCGACCGCGTCGCCACGCTGGCCTGGAACGGCTATCGCCACATGGAGCTGTACTACGCGGTCTCGGGCTCGGGCGCCGTGCTGCACACGCTGAACCCGCGCCTGCACCCGGACCAGGTGCGCTGGATCGTCGACCACGCCGAAGACCGCGTGCTGTGCTTCGACCTGAGCTTCCTGCCGCTGGTCGAGGCCATTGCCCCGCACGTGTCCACCGTCAAGGCCTTCGTCGCGATGACCGACCGGGCGCACATGCCGGCGTCTTCGACGATTCCCGGCCTGCTGTGCTACGAAGACCTGCTGGAGGCGCAATCGTCCCGCTTCGAGTGGCCTGACTTCGACGAGCGCACCGCCTCCTCGCTGTGCTACACCTCGGGCACCACCGGCAACCCCAAGGGCGTGCTGTACAGCCACCGCTCCACGGTGCTGCACAGCTATGCAGCGGCCCTGCCCGACGCGCTGAACTGTGCCAGCGCCGACACCATCCTGCCCGTGGTGCCGATGTTCCATGTGAACGCCTGGGGCCTGCCGTACATCGCCTGCATGGTGGGCGCCAAGCTGGTGTTCCCCGGCCCCCGGCTCGACGGCAAGTCGCTGCACGACCTGTTCGAGGCCGAGGGCGTGACCGTCTCCGCCGGCGTGCCCACCGTGTGGCAGGGCCTGCTGGCGCATGTGGAAAGCCACGGCCTGGCGTTCTCGACCATGCGCCGCACCATCATCGGCGGCTCGGCCTGCCCGCCCGCGATGATGCGCGCCTTCCAGGAGCGCCATGGCGTGCAGGTGCTGCATGCCTGGGGCATGACCGAGATGAGCCCGCTGGGCACGGCCGGCGCGCTCAAGCCCGCCCACCGGGCACTCGACGCCGAGCAGCGCCTGGCCATCCAGTCGAAGCAGGGCCGGGCCGTGTACGGCGTCGAGATGAAGATCGTCGACGCCGACGGCACCGCCCTGCCCCACGACGGACGCAGCGCGGGCGAGCTGATGGTGCGCGGCCCCTGGATCCTCTCGCGCTACTTCAAGGGCGAAGGCGACGGCCCGCTCGTGGACGGCTGGTTTCCCACGGGCGACGTGTCCACCATCGACGCCGACGGCTTCATGCAGATCACCGACCGCAGCAAGGACGTGATCAAGTCCGGCGGCGAGTGGATCGGCTCGATCGACCTGGAAAACATCGCGATGGCCCACCCCGCCGTCGCGATGGCGGCCTGCATCGCGGCGCGCCATCCGAAGTGGGACGAGCGCCCGCTGCTGGTGGTGGTGCGCAAGCCCGGGCAGGCGCTCGCGCGCGACGAGCTGCTGCGCTTCTACGACGGAAAGATCGCCAAGTGGTGGACGCCGGACGACGTGGTGTTCGTCGACAGCATTCCGCTGGGCGCGACCGGCAAGGTGCAGAAGAACCTGCTGCGCGACAGCTGGGGCGATCACCTGCTGGCCGCGGCCGGCGCATAG
- a CDS encoding TauD/TfdA dioxygenase family protein produces MKIRPITPSLGAEVSDVHLGEASRDPERFAPIRAALLRHKVLFFRGQDITRAEHVAFARCFGALEDHPVVGSDPEHPGLVRIYRSDNKHSYENTYHCDGLWRQSPAMGAVLRCIECPEIGGDTIWVNMVQAHDELPEEIKQKVRNLRAKASIEHSFGAVMPMEARLKLGQDHPPVEHPVVRTHPETGEKVLYVGSFTTHFVNYSTPENVRHGVDKTPGAALLLNYLLSRATIPEYQVRWSWQPGDVVVWDNRSTQHYALNDYWPAPRKMERAGIVGDVPY; encoded by the coding sequence ATGAAGATCAGGCCCATCACGCCCTCCCTCGGCGCGGAAGTCTCGGACGTCCACCTCGGCGAGGCCTCGCGCGACCCCGAGCGCTTTGCGCCGATCCGCGCCGCGCTGCTCAGGCACAAGGTGCTTTTCTTTCGCGGACAGGACATCACGCGCGCCGAGCATGTTGCCTTCGCGCGCTGCTTCGGCGCGCTCGAGGACCACCCCGTCGTCGGCAGCGACCCCGAACACCCGGGTCTCGTGCGCATCTACCGCAGCGACAACAAGCACAGCTACGAGAACACCTACCACTGCGACGGCCTGTGGCGCCAGAGCCCCGCGATGGGCGCGGTGCTGCGCTGCATCGAGTGCCCGGAGATCGGCGGCGACACCATCTGGGTCAACATGGTCCAGGCGCACGACGAGCTGCCCGAAGAGATCAAGCAGAAGGTGCGCAACCTGCGCGCCAAGGCCAGCATCGAGCATTCGTTCGGCGCCGTCATGCCCATGGAAGCCCGCCTCAAGCTCGGCCAGGACCATCCGCCCGTGGAGCATCCGGTGGTGCGCACGCATCCGGAGACCGGCGAGAAGGTGCTCTACGTGGGCAGCTTCACCACGCACTTCGTGAACTACAGCACCCCCGAGAACGTGCGCCACGGCGTCGACAAGACGCCGGGCGCGGCGCTGCTGCTGAACTACCTGCTCAGCCGGGCCACCATTCCCGAGTACCAGGTGCGCTGGTCCTGGCAGCCGGGCGACGTGGTCGTCTGGGACAACCGCAGCACGCAGCACTACGCGCTGAACGACTACTGGCCCGCGCCGCGCAAGATGGAACGCGCCGGTATCGTGGGCGACGTGCCGTACTGA
- a CDS encoding 3-keto-5-aminohexanoate cleavage protein: MNFLDGHLYPENQQPLIITAAPYAPGWIPADFPEDIPVTMEEQIQKAVDCYEAGATVLHLHVREANGKGSKRLSMFNELIAGVRARVPEMIIQVGGSISFAPEDDGAAAKWLSDDTRHMLAELTPKPDQVTVTVNTTQMNVTEHAGLDDFKGLSRGDPRLYSTYKDMIVPSNPSWVEEHIRRLTAAGIQSEFQCYNINSFETIERMIRRGVYKGPLVMNWVAISGGMDQANIYNLANFLRAAPDGSVVTVESSVLNVLPVNMIGIALGLHVRCGIEDVLWNQTRTGKMSSVEQIRQLVRISTEFGRPIATAQQAREIMKIGVFYETAEETLAANGFAPNRNGAQQGFLRKPA; this comes from the coding sequence ATGAACTTCCTCGACGGCCACCTTTATCCCGAGAACCAGCAACCCTTGATCATCACGGCCGCGCCCTATGCGCCGGGGTGGATTCCTGCCGACTTTCCGGAAGACATTCCGGTCACGATGGAAGAGCAGATCCAGAAGGCGGTCGACTGCTACGAAGCCGGCGCCACCGTGCTGCACCTGCATGTGCGCGAGGCCAACGGCAAGGGCAGCAAGCGCCTGTCGATGTTCAACGAGCTGATCGCCGGCGTGCGCGCCCGCGTGCCCGAGATGATCATCCAGGTGGGCGGCTCCATCAGCTTCGCACCCGAGGACGACGGTGCGGCGGCCAAGTGGCTCAGCGACGACACGCGTCACATGCTGGCCGAGCTCACGCCCAAGCCCGACCAGGTGACCGTGACCGTCAACACCACGCAGATGAACGTGACCGAGCACGCCGGGCTGGACGACTTCAAGGGCCTGTCGCGCGGCGACCCCAGGCTCTATTCGACCTACAAGGACATGATCGTGCCCTCGAACCCCAGCTGGGTCGAGGAGCACATCCGCCGCCTCACGGCCGCGGGCATCCAGAGCGAGTTCCAGTGCTACAACATCAACAGCTTCGAGACCATCGAGCGGATGATCCGCCGCGGCGTCTACAAGGGGCCGCTGGTGATGAACTGGGTGGCCATCAGCGGCGGCATGGACCAGGCGAACATCTACAACCTGGCCAACTTCCTGCGCGCCGCGCCCGACGGTTCGGTGGTCACGGTCGAGAGCTCGGTGCTCAACGTGCTGCCCGTGAACATGATCGGCATCGCCCTGGGCCTGCATGTGCGCTGCGGCATCGAGGACGTGCTGTGGAACCAGACCCGCACCGGCAAGATGAGTTCGGTCGAGCAGATCAGGCAACTGGTGCGCATCTCGACCGAGTTCGGCCGCCCCATCGCAACGGCGCAGCAGGCGCGAGAGATCATGAAGATCGGCGTCTTCTACGAGACGGCCGAAGAGACGCTCGCGGCCAATGGCTTCGCACCCAATCGCAACGGTGCGCAGCAGGGCTTCCTTCGCAAGCCGGCCTGA
- a CDS encoding LysR family transcriptional regulator — MFDWNDLKYLLAVAHQGSTLAAARKLQVNQSTVQRRVAELEARLKLRLVERLPNGYRLTAAGAMVLPAAEAVAAAVEAFEQGVAEAAHAGVLRLTCPEPIAIRLTRAGFVDRFHALHPDIRIQFVLADRYIDLSKGEADVALRSGDTEGQLVGRKIADSIWAVYASRAYVERHGAPGSVEELKTRPLIAFDESLARHRLSLWLREIAPDAQYAARSDSVLALVSAAKAGVGVAALPIALGDAEPDLVRVLEPIPELTRAWRLLSHPDARHLPRVEAFFDFVALEADALKPILTG; from the coding sequence ATGTTCGACTGGAACGACCTCAAATACCTCCTTGCGGTAGCCCACCAGGGGAGCACGCTGGCCGCGGCTCGCAAGCTCCAGGTCAACCAGTCCACCGTGCAGCGGCGCGTCGCCGAACTGGAGGCGCGCCTGAAGCTGCGCCTGGTCGAGCGCTTGCCGAACGGATACCGCCTGACGGCCGCGGGCGCGATGGTGCTTCCGGCCGCGGAGGCGGTTGCCGCGGCGGTCGAGGCGTTCGAACAAGGGGTCGCAGAGGCCGCGCATGCCGGCGTCCTGCGCCTGACCTGCCCCGAGCCGATCGCCATACGCCTGACGCGCGCCGGATTCGTCGACCGGTTCCACGCGCTGCATCCGGATATCCGGATCCAATTCGTCCTGGCCGATCGCTACATCGACCTGTCGAAGGGCGAAGCCGATGTGGCTCTTCGCTCCGGCGACACCGAGGGGCAGTTGGTCGGCCGCAAGATCGCGGATTCGATATGGGCGGTCTACGCCAGCCGCGCCTATGTGGAGCGCCACGGCGCGCCAGGGTCCGTCGAGGAGCTGAAGACCCGGCCGCTCATCGCGTTCGACGAGAGTCTTGCCCGCCATCGTCTGTCGCTCTGGCTTCGCGAGATCGCGCCCGATGCGCAGTATGCGGCCCGCAGCGACAGCGTGCTCGCGCTCGTGTCGGCCGCGAAGGCCGGCGTCGGCGTTGCCGCTCTGCCGATCGCACTCGGCGATGCCGAGCCCGATCTCGTCCGGGTTCTGGAACCCATCCCGGAACTCACCCGCGCCTGGCGGCTGCTGAGCCATCCCGATGCGCGGCACCTGCCCCGGGTCGAGGCGTTCTTCGACTTTGTCGCGCTGGAGGCCGACGCGCTGAAGCCCATACTGACCGGATAG
- a CDS encoding class I SAM-dependent methyltransferase has protein sequence MTYTLSNPMVEAARAQWDAAAEGWDAQSPALHAWLSGPTRTMLEMAGIEPGDCVLDLAAGAGEQTLALAARLGPRGRIVATDLSPALVERLRRGVLHAGFPAIEARVADAQMPLPEVNVFDAAICRLGLMLMPEPARCLSATRSALKPGGRFSAMVFAGPQENPCIRILMATALRHAGLGPRDPFAPGGLLSLGGPAHLDHLFLAAGFGEVSTLRLDAPFRLPSVDGYIAFLRAAAAPVMAMLSRLAPAAQEAAWQDMREQLAVFQGPEGWSGPNTLLVTTGRKQ, from the coding sequence ATGACCTACACCTTGTCCAATCCAATGGTCGAAGCCGCACGCGCGCAGTGGGACGCTGCCGCCGAAGGGTGGGACGCGCAGTCGCCGGCGCTGCATGCATGGCTGTCCGGGCCGACGCGAACCATGCTCGAGATGGCCGGCATCGAGCCTGGAGATTGCGTGCTCGACCTGGCCGCCGGAGCCGGCGAGCAGACCCTTGCGCTCGCGGCGCGGCTCGGACCCCGAGGCCGGATCGTCGCCACCGATCTCTCACCCGCGCTCGTCGAGCGGCTGCGGCGTGGCGTCCTGCATGCCGGCTTCCCGGCCATCGAGGCACGGGTGGCCGACGCGCAGATGCCTCTGCCAGAGGTGAACGTCTTCGATGCCGCGATCTGCCGGCTCGGCCTCATGCTCATGCCGGAGCCGGCGCGGTGCCTGAGCGCCACCCGCTCGGCACTCAAGCCCGGCGGCCGCTTCTCGGCCATGGTCTTTGCGGGGCCGCAGGAGAATCCATGCATCCGCATTCTCATGGCGACGGCACTGCGCCATGCGGGTCTCGGGCCGCGAGATCCGTTCGCTCCCGGCGGTCTTCTGAGCCTTGGAGGCCCGGCGCACCTCGACCATCTCTTCCTGGCCGCCGGCTTCGGCGAGGTCTCGACCCTTCGGCTCGACGCGCCGTTCCGCCTGCCGTCGGTCGACGGCTACATCGCCTTCCTGCGCGCTGCCGCCGCGCCCGTGATGGCGATGCTGTCGCGGCTTGCGCCGGCTGCGCAGGAGGCGGCCTGGCAGGACATGCGCGAGCAGCTTGCGGTGTTCCAGGGCCCTGAGGGCTGGTCCGGCCCGAACACGCTGCTGGTGACCACGGGACGAAAGCAATGA
- a CDS encoding 3-keto-5-aminohexanoate cleavage protein: MNFLDGHLFPENQQPLIITAAPYAPGWLPSDFPEEIPVTMEDQIQKAVDCHNAGAAVLHLHVRELDGKGSKRLSKFNELIAGVRARVPEMIIQVGGSISFAPESEGAAAKWLSDDTRHMLAELDPKPDQVTVTVNTSQMNVTEHAELADFQGTSREIPAIFEAYREMTVPAQPGWVEEHVRRLTKAGIQSAFQCYNINSFESVERLMRRGVYKGPLVMNWVAISGGMDAPNIYNLANFVRAVPDGAVLTVESSVRNVLPVNMMGIAMGLHVRCGTEDVLWNQTRTAKIGTVAQIEQLVEISRQFGRPIATAQQAREICKIGVFYDTAEESLAANGFAPNRNGANQGFLRKAA; this comes from the coding sequence ATGAACTTCCTCGACGGCCACCTCTTCCCCGAGAACCAGCAACCCTTGATCATCACTGCCGCCCCCTACGCGCCGGGCTGGCTTCCCTCGGACTTCCCGGAAGAGATCCCGGTCACGATGGAGGATCAGATCCAGAAGGCGGTCGACTGCCACAACGCCGGCGCCGCGGTGCTGCACCTGCATGTGCGCGAGCTCGACGGCAAGGGCAGCAAGCGGCTGTCGAAGTTCAACGAACTGATCGCCGGCGTGCGCGCCCGCGTGCCCGAGATGATCATTCAGGTGGGCGGCTCGATCAGCTTCGCGCCGGAGAGCGAGGGCGCCGCGGCCAAGTGGCTGTCGGACGACACGCGCCACATGCTGGCCGAACTCGATCCGAAACCGGACCAGGTGACGGTGACCGTCAACACCTCGCAGATGAACGTCACGGAGCACGCCGAGCTGGCGGACTTCCAGGGCACCTCGCGCGAGATCCCGGCCATCTTCGAGGCCTACAGGGAGATGACGGTGCCCGCCCAGCCGGGCTGGGTCGAGGAGCACGTCCGCCGCCTCACCAAGGCCGGCATCCAGAGCGCCTTCCAGTGCTACAACATCAACAGCTTCGAGTCGGTCGAACGGCTCATGCGGCGCGGCGTCTACAAGGGCCCGCTGGTGATGAACTGGGTGGCGATCAGCGGCGGCATGGACGCGCCGAACATCTACAACCTCGCGAACTTCGTGCGCGCCGTGCCCGACGGCGCGGTGCTCACCGTGGAAAGCTCGGTGCGCAACGTGCTGCCCGTGAACATGATGGGCATCGCCATGGGCCTGCACGTGCGCTGCGGCACCGAGGACGTGCTGTGGAACCAGACGCGCACGGCCAAGATCGGCACGGTGGCCCAGATCGAGCAGTTGGTGGAAATCTCGCGCCAGTTCGGCCGCCCGATCGCCACGGCGCAGCAGGCGCGCGAGATCTGCAAGATCGGCGTCTTCTACGACACGGCGGAAGAATCGCTGGCGGCCAACGGCTTTGCGCCGAACCGCAACGGCGCCAACCAGGGCTTCCTGCGCAAGGCGGCCTGA
- a CDS encoding Bug family tripartite tricarboxylate transporter substrate binding protein: MKLLHLVRAAAALVGCSMALGAWALGDKPVKLIVPAPPGGTMDIVARVVGQQMALDIGRPVVVENRPGAGGSIGLQAMLQAPADGNTLVMAASNVLAETPQVVKMPFDPLKDVVPIASVARSGVVLVTAASFPAKDFQGLVAELKARRGKASFASYSPGTVSQYAGLILSDRAGLDLQHVGYPGSPPALQDLLGGQVDLMFDGMLTSMPLIKAGKLRPYAFTGKTRSRFLPDLPTTTELGYPDLEFRGWVGFIGSSRLPADVLARLHAMIDKAAKAPAVQQKLLDVGLEPELSTDTPALVAETRALSERNAAIVRKYRIQAN, translated from the coding sequence ATGAAACTGCTGCACCTCGTGCGCGCCGCCGCGGCGCTGGTCGGATGCTCGATGGCCCTCGGGGCCTGGGCGCTGGGCGACAAGCCCGTCAAGCTCATCGTTCCCGCGCCGCCGGGCGGCACGATGGACATCGTCGCCCGCGTCGTCGGCCAGCAGATGGCGCTGGACATCGGCCGCCCCGTGGTTGTCGAGAACCGGCCCGGCGCCGGCGGCTCGATCGGCCTGCAGGCCATGCTGCAGGCGCCGGCCGATGGCAACACCCTCGTGATGGCAGCCAGCAACGTGCTGGCCGAAACGCCGCAGGTCGTGAAGATGCCCTTCGATCCGCTCAAGGACGTGGTGCCCATCGCCTCGGTGGCCCGCTCGGGCGTGGTGCTCGTGACGGCGGCGAGCTTCCCGGCCAAGGATTTCCAGGGCCTGGTCGCGGAGCTGAAGGCGCGCCGGGGCAAGGCCAGCTTCGCCAGCTACAGCCCCGGCACCGTGTCGCAGTACGCCGGGCTGATCCTCAGCGACCGCGCGGGGCTCGACCTGCAGCATGTCGGCTACCCCGGTTCGCCACCCGCGCTGCAGGACCTGCTGGGCGGCCAGGTCGACCTGATGTTCGACGGCATGCTCACCTCGATGCCGCTCATCAAGGCCGGCAAGCTGCGCCCCTATGCCTTCACCGGCAAGACCCGGTCGCGCTTCCTGCCCGACCTGCCGACCACGACCGAGCTCGGCTACCCGGACCTCGAGTTCCGGGGCTGGGTCGGCTTCATCGGCTCCAGCAGGCTGCCGGCCGACGTGCTCGCCAGGCTGCACGCCATGATCGACAAGGCCGCGAAGGCGCCCGCAGTGCAGCAGAAGCTGCTCGACGTGGGCCTGGAGCCCGAACTCAGCACCGACACGCCCGCGCTCGTCGCCGAGACCAGGGCGCTGTCCGAGCGCAACGCCGCCATCGTCAGGAAGTACCGCATCCAGGCGAACTGA
- a CDS encoding Bug family tripartite tricarboxylate transporter substrate binding protein, whose amino-acid sequence MFLHLLRLPWICLAALYCAVGAASAQPWPEKPIRLIVPAPPGGISDAAARLLAEQLRLNLGQTVLVDNKPGGSAVIAERALMGAPADGHTLMVGPSSVLSDIPLAVKTPFDPLKTFTYVGEVTGMFHVLVANAGFAPNTVEELLAHARKNPRSVSVANLSTGTRSNLLGEMLRERSGNDILVVPYKGSAPALVDLMGNQVQLTFEVVSNVAPLVRSGKLKGLAVASPKRSRFLPDVPTFGELGLPGFMMPDASVGVFVLSSMPLPLQEKIRAEVARAVQAPKFREALLAQNYDPPRDMSLQQLRQTLDATAAHNRAIIEKLQLKISPE is encoded by the coding sequence ATGTTTCTGCATCTGCTGCGGCTCCCCTGGATCTGCCTGGCCGCGCTGTACTGCGCCGTGGGCGCCGCGTCGGCCCAGCCCTGGCCCGAAAAGCCCATCCGGCTGATCGTTCCCGCGCCGCCCGGCGGCATCTCCGACGCGGCCGCGCGGCTGCTTGCGGAACAGCTGCGCCTCAACCTCGGCCAGACCGTGCTGGTGGACAACAAGCCGGGCGGCTCCGCCGTCATCGCCGAGCGCGCATTGATGGGCGCGCCGGCCGACGGGCACACGCTGATGGTGGGGCCGTCGAGCGTGCTGTCCGACATTCCGCTCGCGGTGAAGACGCCCTTCGACCCGCTGAAGACCTTCACCTACGTCGGCGAGGTAACGGGCATGTTCCATGTGCTGGTGGCCAATGCCGGCTTTGCGCCGAACACGGTCGAGGAACTGCTGGCGCACGCCAGGAAGAACCCGCGCTCGGTCAGCGTGGCCAACCTGAGCACGGGCACGCGCTCCAACCTGCTGGGCGAGATGCTGCGCGAGCGTAGCGGCAACGACATCCTCGTGGTGCCGTACAAGGGCTCGGCGCCGGCGCTGGTCGACCTGATGGGCAACCAGGTGCAGCTGACCTTCGAGGTGGTGAGCAACGTCGCGCCCCTGGTCCGCAGCGGCAAGCTCAAGGGCCTGGCCGTGGCATCGCCGAAGCGCTCGCGTTTCCTGCCCGACGTGCCCACCTTCGGCGAACTGGGACTGCCCGGCTTCATGATGCCCGACGCGAGCGTCGGCGTGTTCGTGCTGAGCAGCATGCCGCTGCCGCTGCAGGAGAAAATCCGCGCCGAGGTGGCCAGGGCCGTGCAGGCGCCGAAGTTCCGCGAGGCCCTGCTCGCGCAGAATTACGATCCGCCCCGCGACATGTCGCTGCAGCAGCTGCGGCAGACGCTGGACGCCACGGCCGCCCACAACCGGGCGATCATCGAGAAACTCCAGCTCAAGATCAGCCCCGAGTGA
- a CDS encoding AraC family transcriptional regulator — MKHLGRLMRSASLSGYVELVQSLGRDPHAFMRSVGLEARLLEHPETLIPGDAVRELLEITARATRTEDFALRLAAQRKLSALGPISVVLREEPTPRDALDTLGRYLKLVNASLSFHLEDAGDMVILREDLLPSPGLPMRQSMELAVGIMFRILGELIDPQWRPLQVCFTHRPPADMAAHRAFFRRSVKFNQDFNGLVCLAADLRKPRESGDQGAARFAREYLEAALKDRGESTREACRELILALLPGGGCTAQEVARHLRVDRRTLHRRLEAEGFTFSSLLDHVRSELVKRHLRDSDLPLSEVAELLGFSGPSSFSHWFRHHFGCSASQWSKQTADAVAQGAVRAF, encoded by the coding sequence ATGAAACACCTCGGTCGACTGATGCGCAGCGCGAGCCTCAGCGGCTATGTGGAGCTGGTGCAGTCGCTCGGCCGGGACCCGCATGCCTTCATGCGCAGCGTGGGCCTGGAGGCCCGGCTGCTCGAGCATCCCGAGACGCTGATCCCCGGCGACGCCGTGCGCGAACTGCTCGAGATCACCGCGCGCGCCACGCGCACCGAGGATTTCGCGCTGCGGCTCGCGGCGCAGCGCAAGCTCTCCGCGCTGGGCCCGATCAGCGTCGTGCTGCGGGAGGAGCCCACGCCGCGCGACGCGCTCGACACGCTGGGCCGCTACCTGAAGCTGGTGAACGCCTCGCTGAGCTTCCACCTCGAGGACGCGGGCGACATGGTCATCCTCCGCGAGGACCTGTTGCCCAGCCCCGGACTGCCGATGCGCCAGTCGATGGAGCTGGCCGTCGGCATCATGTTCCGCATCCTCGGCGAGCTGATCGATCCGCAATGGCGGCCGCTGCAGGTCTGCTTCACGCACCGGCCGCCGGCGGACATGGCGGCGCACCGGGCCTTCTTCAGGCGCAGCGTCAAGTTCAACCAGGATTTCAACGGCCTCGTGTGCCTGGCGGCCGACCTGCGCAAGCCGCGCGAATCGGGCGACCAGGGGGCGGCGCGTTTTGCGCGGGAGTACCTGGAGGCGGCACTGAAGGACCGCGGCGAAAGCACGCGCGAAGCCTGCCGCGAACTGATCCTGGCGCTGCTGCCCGGCGGCGGCTGCACCGCGCAGGAAGTGGCGCGGCACCTGCGCGTGGACCGCCGCACGCTGCACCGCCGGCTCGAGGCCGAAGGATTCACCTTCAGCAGCCTGCTCGACCACGTGCGCTCCGAGCTCGTCAAGCGCCACCTGCGCGACAGCGACCTGCCGCTGAGCGAAGTGGCCGAACTGCTGGGCTTCTCGGGGCCGAGCAGCTTCAGCCACTGGTTCCGCCACCACTTCGGCTGCAGCGCCTCGCAGTGGAGCAAGCAGACGGCCGACGCGGTGGCTCAGGGGGCGGTCCGCGCGTTCTGA
- a CDS encoding quinone oxidoreductase yields the protein MNQAIRFHETGSADVLKLEHVEVGEPGPGQARVRHSLIAVNFIDIYFRTGRYPLDLPNGLGSDAVGVVEAVGPGVTDVRVGDRVGYLIGPQGAYSQVRVMPADVLIPLPEGISDRTAATLMMKGMTAQYLFRQVYPLKGGETILYHAAAGGVGLIACQWARAMGVTMIGTVSTDEKAAIARANGCAHTIVTSRESIAERVREITEGKGVPVVYDSVGKDTLEASLDCLQPRGTLVSNGTSSGAVVLDTKLLAAKGSIWLTRPAMVHYIHPRPHMLAMAEELFGHVLAGRIVSEPQQSFALADAAEAHRALEGRKTTGTTVLVP from the coding sequence ATGAACCAGGCCATCCGCTTCCACGAGACCGGCAGCGCCGACGTGCTCAAGCTCGAACACGTCGAGGTCGGCGAGCCCGGCCCGGGCCAGGCGCGCGTGCGCCACAGCCTCATCGCCGTCAACTTCATCGACATCTACTTTCGCACCGGGCGCTATCCGCTGGACCTGCCCAATGGCCTGGGCTCCGACGCCGTGGGCGTGGTGGAGGCCGTGGGGCCGGGCGTGACCGATGTCCGCGTGGGCGACCGCGTGGGCTACCTCATCGGCCCGCAGGGTGCGTATTCGCAGGTGCGCGTGATGCCGGCCGACGTGCTCATTCCATTGCCCGAGGGCATCTCCGACCGCACCGCGGCCACGCTGATGATGAAGGGCATGACGGCGCAGTACCTGTTCCGCCAGGTCTATCCCTTGAAGGGTGGCGAGACCATCCTGTACCACGCAGCCGCCGGCGGCGTGGGCCTGATCGCCTGCCAGTGGGCGCGTGCGATGGGCGTGACGATGATCGGCACCGTCAGCACCGACGAGAAGGCGGCCATTGCCAGGGCCAACGGCTGCGCCCACACCATCGTGACCTCGCGCGAGAGCATCGCCGAGCGCGTGCGCGAGATCACCGAGGGCAAGGGCGTGCCGGTGGTGTACGACTCGGTGGGCAAGGACACGCTGGAAGCCTCGCTCGACTGCTTGCAGCCGCGCGGCACGCTGGTGAGCAACGGCACCTCGTCGGGGGCGGTGGTCCTCGACACCAAGCTGCTCGCGGCCAAGGGCTCGATCTGGCTCACGCGGCCGGCGATGGTGCACTACATCCATCCGCGTCCGCACATGCTGGCCATGGCCGAGGAGCTGTTCGGCCATGTGCTGGCCGGGCGCATCGTGAGCGAGCCGCAGCAGAGCTTCGCGCTGGCCGATGCCGCCGAGGCGCACCGCGCGCTCGAAGGCCGCAAGACCACCGGTACCACCGTGCTCGTGCCCTGA